NNNNNNNNNNNNNNNNNNNNNNNNNNNNNNNNNNNNNNNNNNNNNNNNNNNNNNNNNNNNNNNNNNNNNNNNNNNNNNNNNNNNNNNNNNNNNNNNNNNNNNNNNNNNNNNNNNNNNNNNNNNNNNNNNNNNNNNNNNNNNNNNNNNNNNNNNNNNNNNNNNNNNNNNNNNNNNNNNNNNNNNNNNNNNNNNNNNNNNNNNNNNNNNNNNNNNNNNNNNNNNNNNNNNNNNNNNNNNNNNNNNNNNNNNNgcgttctcagagcgcagtgttctggtgggataatatggcactatgagctcactaagatatgatggagcttgaccatttagagctttataagttaacagcaggattttaaattcaattctggattttacagggagccagtgcagcgaAGCTAAatcaggagaaatatgatctcgtttcttagttcctgttagtacacgagctgctgcattctgaattagctggagagtttttaaggaatttactagagctacctgataatagggagttacagtaatccagcctagaggtaacaaaagcgtggaccaatttttctgcatcttttcgggtcaggataggcctaattttctctcttttattctCTACGTTTTTAATGTATCAAACCTTCTCTCACGATTAGAGGAATTGATATACTCGATAGAAAATGTACCAATAAGCATGTTAGGAATGCACTTCATAGCTATAATAAGATCTCCCCCAGAGGAAAGTTCTTCTGGAATTCACAATTAGTCAATATTAATTGGTGTAAAACATGGTTGTGCCCCTTTCACTTCTgtatttcaaataaaataagagaACTTCAGTTCAAAATACTACACAACATTTATTCTTGTAACAACACAATTTCCAGGTTCACAGACTTGGATGATAAATGCACTTTTTGTGGGATTGAGTCAGAgacatttgcacatttattcTGTGAGAAATATATCTATGAAAAAACTGGACATATCATCACCGTCGGTCTGAAGGATATTATTACAAGATTTGTATGTAATGATAAGTCTTTGTCCTTTGTAATTAATCTTATGCTACTAATCGGCAAATTTTACTTGTATAAAATGAGAATGTCCAAATCTCTGCCAAGTTTTAACGTATTTCTGGTAGATTTTGATGTGTACATAaatactttaaaacaaacacaaaataagaaaagtgACTATACGCTGCTATACCTTAGTGACTTGTCATTAATTGATCTCGAGTAAAAGGGAATTTACTGTACCTTtacttctcttttctttgctttgtttttattttcattttgcaatAATCCTGACAAGACTTGATGTACCCTGCATTATATTGATGTGATTATGTGTTCTATTATGTGCCAAATGTCTGCACGTGACGTACACATTGTTTGTATGACTTGAAATTtcaataaagtaaaaagaaaaacaaaaaaaccctgatTTTAATGTATCAAACCCGATTCTGACATTTATTCTGAAAGTCTTTACCCGGAAGTAGTGTGTAAGTTCCGGTCGCCGGCAGAGGCGGACTGTAGCCGTTAGCAGTGTTAGCAGTGTTAGCTTCTGTTAGCAGTGTTAGCTCGTGTTTAGCCTTATTGTTGAAGATGGGGGAGGCAGACGTGACGCTGAATCAGAACGATGAGAAGCCTCCAGACTCCGGCCTGGTGCCCGGGGAGGACTCGGTGGTCTGGAGCCATGAGGTGGAGGTCTGTCTGTTTCACGCGATGATCGGTCACAAACCTGTCGGTAAGACTCCGCTAACGTTATCAGCCCGGTAACGGCTGTCCGGTCCGACCAGTTCACCCAGTGTGCCTCAGACTGGGAGTCACAGACTGTCTCTGGAAGTCCTGTAGATTATATTTGATCTAATTAGGATCAAACTGAGGATCAGAAACAGTGTTAATGAAATAAATTCAGATTAAACTCAGAGCACAGAGGAgatgtgttgctgctgtgtggaGGAAGTAATCAGAGTACTCACTGAGACATACGttactacaagtaaaagtacagcaTTCAAAGCCTCCCTGCAGCAACAACACTACCCGataaagtttgttgttgttgttgttgttgttgttgtggggGGCAGAAGGCTGAACTCTTAGTTTTATAACGTGTGTGAAGAAGacatgatgatgaggatgatgatgatgatgatgaggatgagttAGATAGTTTAGCAACACGTCAGTAACTCTGACCGACCTCAGATGACAGTTGATGATAGATCATGTTGGTTTGATTTTAAGTGGTTAAATTCATTCatcacttcattcattcattcattaattcattcattaattcattcagtcattaatGTGACCTGAGACTGTTCAGTGACTCTGTCACGTTCTCCCACACTGTGTAACTGTGTGCtgtgtaaataaagtttattatagtGTAAACAGTGTGTAGTTCTCTGTGTgtaaccctgtgtgtgtgtgtgtgtgtgtgtgtgtgtgtgtgtgtgtgtgtgtgtgtgtgttcaggtgtgaaCCGTCACTTCCACATGATCTGTATCAGAGACAAGTTCAGTCAGAACATCGGACGACAGGTTTCCTCCTCCGTCATCTGGGATCACCTGGGAACCATGTACGACATGCAGGCTCTGgtgaggatacacacacacacacacacacactgtctgcgCAAGAGCTCTCATCATTtctgaatctgtgtgtgtgtgtgtgtgtgtgtgtatgtgtgtgtgtgtgtgtgtgtgtgtgacgcagCACGAGTCGGAGATCTTACCGTTtccaaacacagagaagagcTTCTCTCtgcctgatgacatcatccaggAGGTGAAAGAAGGTGAGAACATGAATCAGAACGATAATAATTCCTATTTTATTGCAGGTGTGCGAACGTCACACACTAACAGTCAGTGACACGTGACGATCTGGTgcctgcagctcctctctgcCGCCagctgacctgatgatggcgctggATCAGTAAAGTTGTTCAAGAGTTCATCCTGAGACGAACATGAACGATGAACCAAAGCTGTTTCTATTCGAGGAAAAGTTTGTgtcctcagcagcagctgctgacagACGGCTGGTTAGAGGT
This genomic stretch from Epinephelus moara isolate mb chromosome 16, YSFRI_EMoa_1.0, whole genome shotgun sequence harbors:
- the mrgbp gene encoding MRG/MORF4L-binding protein; this translates as MGEADVTLNQNDEKPPDSGLVPGEDSVVWSHEVEVCLFHAMIGHKPVGVNRHFHMICIRDKFSQNIGRQVSSSVIWDHLGTMYDMQALHESEILPFPNTEKSFSLPDDIIQEVKEGKLGSEEETKEEFRMEREPPATHEEGSNSSVKMSERTSSSRDKERERDKEKGGSEGGASGGGGGAKEAEKRKRSRAAEKLLSSSNPASPGGAKRRRT